In the Aneurinibacillus soli genome, one interval contains:
- a CDS encoding alanine/glycine:cation symporter family protein, with the protein METVSKALEVINHYVWGLPTLVLLVGTGILLTVRLRGLQFVKLWAAHKLAFGKSQDGSTAGDISHFQALMTAMAATIGTGNIAGVATAVSIGGPGAVFWMWMTALFGMATKYSEAILAVKYRIKGENGEYSGGPMYYLEYGLKKKWLAVLFAIFGATASFGIGNMVQSNSVAEAMRINFSIPPLASGILMSIFTALVILGGVKKIGRVTGYFVPVKALFYVIAGLIIIFYHIDQIPTAFGLIFSGAFNGTAAVGGFVGAGVAAAIQIGVARGVFANEAGLGSAPIAAAAARTDVPAKQALVSMTGTFLDTFVICTITSLVLITTGAWDSGKTGVEATTLAFQSVFGSTGGMILGIAIVLFAYSTMLGWSYYGEKCVQYLFGPKAVRYYRYIFVVMITVGANLKLGMVWTFADIANGLMAIPNLIGLIGLSGVIVMETRRFLQEEKETASEKRIAS; encoded by the coding sequence ATGGAGACGGTAAGTAAAGCTTTAGAAGTAATTAATCATTACGTATGGGGATTGCCTACACTGGTACTTCTGGTAGGCACAGGCATCCTGCTTACTGTGCGTTTGCGCGGACTGCAATTCGTCAAGCTATGGGCCGCCCATAAGCTGGCGTTTGGGAAATCACAGGACGGGTCTACGGCTGGGGACATCAGTCACTTTCAGGCACTGATGACCGCCATGGCTGCAACGATTGGGACGGGGAACATCGCCGGGGTTGCTACAGCCGTATCGATTGGTGGCCCGGGTGCGGTATTTTGGATGTGGATGACGGCTTTGTTCGGGATGGCTACGAAATATTCCGAGGCCATTCTTGCGGTAAAATATCGAATTAAAGGGGAAAACGGGGAATACTCTGGCGGTCCGATGTATTATCTGGAGTACGGCCTCAAGAAAAAATGGCTGGCTGTCTTATTCGCGATTTTTGGTGCTACTGCTTCTTTCGGGATTGGGAACATGGTACAAAGCAACTCGGTTGCAGAGGCGATGCGAATTAACTTTTCGATCCCTCCGCTTGCAAGCGGCATCCTGATGTCTATATTTACGGCGCTCGTTATTCTGGGCGGGGTTAAGAAAATCGGGAGAGTAACTGGCTATTTCGTTCCGGTAAAAGCTCTGTTTTATGTGATTGCCGGGTTAATTATTATTTTTTATCATATTGATCAAATTCCAACAGCGTTTGGACTTATTTTCTCTGGAGCTTTTAACGGTACAGCAGCTGTCGGTGGATTTGTTGGGGCAGGTGTGGCCGCCGCGATCCAAATCGGGGTGGCACGTGGTGTATTTGCCAATGAAGCCGGACTCGGAAGTGCACCGATTGCAGCCGCAGCCGCAAGAACGGATGTGCCGGCCAAGCAAGCACTTGTATCAATGACAGGAACGTTTCTTGATACGTTTGTCATATGCACTATTACATCTCTCGTATTAATTACTACCGGTGCCTGGGATTCAGGTAAAACAGGGGTAGAAGCAACAACACTCGCGTTTCAATCTGTATTCGGCAGTACAGGCGGTATGATTCTTGGCATTGCCATCGTGTTGTTTGCGTATTCTACGATGCTTGGCTGGTCTTATTATGGAGAGAAGTGTGTCCAGTATTTGTTCGGTCCAAAAGCTGTTCGCTATTATCGGTATATTTTTGTGGTCATGATTACGGTGGGCGCGAATTTAAAACTTGGGATGGTGTGGACATTCGCTGATATTGCGAATGGATTGATGGCAATTCCGAACTTAATCGGATTGATTGGATTAAGCGGGGTCATTGTCATGGAAACAAGACGTTTTCTACAGGAGGAGAAAGAAACTGCTTCTGAGAAAAGAATAGCAAGCTAA
- a CDS encoding cation:proton antiporter yields MLILTLALILIASKIAGDVSVRLGQPSVLGKLVIGIVLGPAVLGWIHDTEILHEISQIGVILLMFIAGLETDVEEFKRSGKASTYVGMAGILLPLGAGYLAGLFMNYSSLQALFLGLLLSATSVSISVQALKEMGKLNTKEGVTILGAAVIDDIVVIIALAFLMSLAGGEVSLSMIIGKKVAFFAIAILAGWKIVPWVLKKFAPLRVTESVVSAGLIICFTFAYMAEYAGVAAIIGAYIAGVAISVTDYKHEVFEKVETISYSIFVPVFFTSIGIAVEFNGLGNQIGLIVGLSVLAIVTKLLGGALGARLGGFHWRSSMGIGSAMVSRGEVALIIAGIGLEANLLNTELFSILVVVVLITTIVTPPMMKLFFADKMGQEQQSFD; encoded by the coding sequence ATGCTTATTTTAACATTAGCACTTATTTTAATCGCTTCCAAAATCGCCGGAGATGTAAGTGTACGGCTTGGCCAACCGTCTGTATTAGGGAAGTTAGTCATCGGAATTGTGTTAGGGCCCGCTGTGTTAGGCTGGATACACGATACGGAAATACTGCATGAGATAAGCCAGATCGGCGTAATCTTACTTATGTTTATCGCTGGATTGGAAACCGATGTAGAGGAATTTAAGCGATCTGGCAAAGCATCGACGTATGTTGGAATGGCAGGGATTCTGCTGCCACTTGGGGCGGGTTATCTTGCAGGGTTATTTATGAACTATTCTTCTTTACAAGCTCTGTTTCTTGGATTATTGTTATCTGCTACTAGTGTAAGCATTTCCGTTCAAGCACTGAAGGAAATGGGGAAATTGAATACCAAAGAAGGGGTGACAATTCTCGGGGCAGCTGTAATTGATGATATTGTCGTGATTATTGCGCTGGCTTTCCTGATGAGCCTGGCGGGTGGCGAAGTCAGTCTGAGCATGATTATTGGCAAAAAGGTCGCATTCTTTGCCATTGCGATTCTCGCAGGCTGGAAGATCGTGCCGTGGGTGCTGAAGAAGTTTGCTCCGCTGCGCGTGACGGAATCGGTTGTGTCGGCAGGGTTAATCATTTGCTTTACGTTTGCCTATATGGCGGAATATGCAGGTGTTGCCGCAATTATTGGAGCTTACATTGCCGGGGTTGCCATTAGTGTAACAGACTACAAGCATGAAGTTTTTGAGAAAGTGGAGACGATTAGTTATTCGATTTTTGTCCCTGTGTTTTTTACGTCGATTGGCATTGCAGTGGAATTCAATGGCCTTGGGAATCAGATTGGACTTATCGTAGGGTTAAGTGTACTGGCGATTGTGACAAAGCTATTGGGTGGAGCGCTTGGGGCCAGATTGGGTGGTTTTCACTGGCGAAGTTCAATGGGAATTGGGTCCGCGATGGTATCACGCGGTGAGGTGGCATTAATTATCGCAGGGATCGGACTGGAAGCAAACCTTTTAAATACGGAGTTGTTTTCGATTCTCGTGGTCGTTGTGTTGATTACAACGATTGTGACCCCTCCAATGATGAAGTTGTTTTTCGCAGATAAAATGGGTCAGGAACAGCAGTCTTTTGACTAG
- a CDS encoding HsmA family protein, with protein MLAFAVIFINVALVLYTIGVWSERRAGQLKGKHLIFFWGGLVFDTLGTTFMEKLSTAHSLNLHAVTGMTALVLMLIHALWATVVYFTKNKERITRFHAFSLSVWGLWLVPYLIGVGLSFVKSY; from the coding sequence ATGTTAGCATTTGCGGTTATTTTTATTAATGTGGCGTTAGTTTTGTATACAATCGGTGTGTGGAGTGAACGGAGAGCCGGACAGCTAAAAGGAAAACATCTTATCTTTTTCTGGGGTGGCTTAGTATTTGATACACTTGGTACAACATTTATGGAAAAGTTAAGCACCGCTCATTCTCTGAACTTGCATGCAGTGACCGGAATGACAGCCCTTGTCTTAATGCTGATTCACGCTTTGTGGGCTACAGTTGTTTACTTCACAAAAAACAAAGAACGAATCACTCGATTCCATGCCTTTAGCTTATCAGTCTGGGGTCTCTGGCTTGTTCCTTATCTCATCGGAGTAGGATTAAGCTTTGTGAAGAGCTACTAG
- a CDS encoding SRPBCC family protein has product MNGVWWMPNTFEPILGHDFILQTGHFGDSPCKVTELDPPNRVGFDWGKDWHLTFELKKLEDRKTEFTLIHSGWDAEKVTEFGQPHSVVRGIMDGGWEKIVKENLPAYIEA; this is encoded by the coding sequence ATGAACGGCGTATGGTGGATGCCAAACACTTTTGAACCTATTTTGGGACATGACTTCATACTCCAAACAGGTCATTTTGGTGATTCACCGTGTAAAGTAACTGAGCTTGACCCTCCGAACCGTGTCGGTTTTGATTGGGGTAAAGATTGGCATCTTACTTTTGAATTGAAAAAGTTGGAAGATAGAAAAACAGAGTTCACACTGATCCATTCTGGCTGGGATGCGGAAAAAGTCACAGAGTTTGGACAACCTCACTCGGTTGTTCGTGGCATTATGGATGGCGGATGGGAAAAAATCGTCAAAGAGAATCTTCCCGCATATATCGAGGCTTAA
- a CDS encoding ArsR/SmtB family transcription factor — MADGKKSSKRIFPHISRLKLLASPSKHDVFQAIADPTRRKLLKLLVDKEMPITAITEYFPITRTAVNKHLHVLSDAGLVSSQKVGRETRYRLQPEPLVELKQWLSFFEQYWDDKMSALKEFVETDND; from the coding sequence ATGGCGGATGGGAAAAAATCGTCAAAGAGAATCTTCCCGCATATATCGAGGCTTAAATTGCTTGCATCTCCGTCCAAGCACGATGTATTTCAAGCAATCGCTGACCCTACTCGTAGAAAGCTGTTAAAATTGCTCGTTGACAAGGAAATGCCGATTACTGCAATTACGGAATACTTCCCGATAACTCGTACTGCTGTTAATAAGCATTTGCATGTTCTTTCCGATGCAGGTCTTGTCAGTAGTCAGAAGGTTGGACGGGAAACTCGGTATAGACTTCAGCCAGAACCCCTTGTCGAACTAAAACAATGGCTTTCTTTTTTTGAACAATATTGGGATGACAAGATGTCTGCTCTTAAAGAATTTGTAGAGACTGATAACGATTAG
- a CDS encoding VOC family protein produces the protein MSRTDFGVEPKLILNIIKNKIEKRRKYTMFKSGNVSVMVADFKKAVQFYVETLGLKLTHQVEGHLAVVEAPGLTISLLYPAGEQSSQQGKSGSMSIGFEVQKLELAIEILKSRGVEFQHFMEENTARLAHFSDPDGNPLYLIELK, from the coding sequence GTGTCAAGAACAGACTTTGGTGTAGAGCCAAAACTAATATTGAATATAATTAAAAATAAGATTGAAAAACGGAGGAAATATACAATGTTCAAGAGTGGCAATGTAAGTGTCATGGTAGCAGATTTTAAAAAAGCAGTACAATTTTACGTCGAAACCCTTGGATTAAAGCTGACACACCAAGTGGAAGGGCATTTGGCGGTGGTCGAAGCACCGGGATTGACAATTTCGCTACTATATCCTGCCGGAGAACAAAGTTCACAACAGGGGAAATCAGGGAGCATGTCTATTGGATTTGAAGTACAAAAATTAGAGTTAGCAATCGAGATACTGAAATCCCGTGGTGTTGAATTTCAACATTTTATGGAAGAAAATACAGCCCGACTCGCACACTTCAGTGACCCTGATGGTAATCCTCTTTACTTGATTGAGCTTAAGTAA
- a CDS encoding putative holin-like toxin has translation MTVYEALSLMIGGGMLVATIFIAVFTAITVMNKEK, from the coding sequence ATGACAGTATATGAAGCATTATCTTTGATGATTGGTGGTGGCATGCTTGTCGCTACGATCTTCATTGCAGTATTTACGGCTATTACTGTCATGAATAAAGAAAAATAG